The sequence below is a genomic window from Phenylobacterium immobile (ATCC 35973).
CTCGGGGGGGAAGTGACCGCCGATCAGCTTGGTCCCTTGCCGGCCCCCCTGCGTCCCCCTGGCGGGTGGGGCCTCGGCCGGCGACGCCGGCGCGGGTGCGGGCTCGCCGCCAACCTTGGCGCGGTCGAGAACGGCCTGAAGCGCATTGCCCTTTGCCATCACGCGACCTCCATGTGATCGTATAGCCGTATAGCTGTATACTCGTATAGCCGCCTGATCTCGTCCGCCGCAGGGCCATGCGGCTCGAACTCCTGCACCGCCTGGCCTGCGGCCTGGGCTCGGAAAAAGGCTTTGCGGTTGCCGACCGTCACCGGACAGACGGCCCCGCCCAGCTCCTCCACCGCCTTCATCGCGTCGCCCGTCTCCTGGCCCTGGGGCGGCACGAAGGTGAGCACCACGGCAAAGGCGCGGTCGAGCTGCCGCACGACCTCCAGCGTGTGCGTCATGCTCATGGTGTCGAACACGGCGGTCTTGGTCGGGATCAGGATGAAGTCGGCATGGCGCGCCGCCTCGAAGGTCACGTCGCGCGCCACGGCCGCGCCGTCGATCACCACCAGGTCGGTGCCGGCGTCCGCGCAGGCCTTCAGCATCGCCGGCAACCGCACGGGCTGGATCGAGGCGACGGCGGGCGTGTCGAGCTGGCGCACGTCCTTCCAGAAGGAAGCGGTTGCCTGCGGGTCGAGGTCGATGATCGCAACCTCTTTGCCGGCCTGCTCGGCCGCCACAGCCAGGCACGTCGCCAGTGTGGTCTTACCGACTCCGCCCTTCTGCGACAGGATGGCGAGAACCTTCATGCTACACTCCCTACGGGTATAGGACTATACGTGTATACACAGATGATGCGGAAGGGAAGGGCCTTCGCACGCGCTCACCCCTCGGGCTCGTCCTCATCAAGTGGCTCGTGGCGCATCGCCCCGTGACCTGGGATCGGGCAGAGCGGCGCCCCGGCCGTCTCCAGCCATTTGCGCGCGGTCCTGACGGTGTAGCCGCACGCCTGACATTCGCACTTAAGCATCCGCACCGCCTGCTTCCGGGGCGCGGTCGTCAGCCCGCCGGTGTCGAGGCGGGCGTGGGGGTGGGGACCCGCCGCTGCGAGGATGGGGGCGACCGCTGCCAGGAACGCGGCGCCGGGCGCGGTGGCGCGCATCGGCCCGACCAGCCCGAGCCCAAACGCGATGCGTTTAAACGGCTTCCCATGCCCCGCCTCGATGCCCACGGCGGCATGGACCAGCTCGTGCGCCAGGATCGCGGCGATCTGCGCCGGCATGGCGTCCGGCGCATGGGCCAGGTCCGGCCGGATGAAGATCTCAAAGTGCCCGTCCGCGCTGCGCCGGTTGTCCCAACATTCGCCGATGGCCCGGCTCCTGCGGCCGGCGCTGGTGAAGCCGATGGCCACCCGCACCCGGTCGGGCAGGGGCGCGCCCAGCGCCTCGAACAGCGGCGCGCCATACCCGCCGCCACCCCATTCAGCCAGCTTTCCCGGTTATCGTGGATCATCTCACTGTCTCCCTTCACATCGCCGCAGGGCGATGGCCTCGGCCATCGGCCCTGCCCTCGTGGCGAACAGCCGGGAGCGAGGGGGGCAGCGGGAATCGGCCGGGGTGGTGCGGACGCAGGCGCAGCCGAGCCACGGCCCGGCCTATTGCCGTTGCGGGGAGAGGGGGCGGCGCGCCCCTTTCCCCTTCTGACGGAGATCTTCGCCGGCGACGCCGGCGGCTTCATGCGGGCCCTGGCCCGCCCGCGCGAGCGATCGTCACCCGACAGGGACGAGACGCCAAAGGCGGCTCGGTCGGAGCGCAGCGGAGATAGAGCGCGGTCCCCTTGGGGACGCGCCCAAGGTCAGGCGCCGCACTTGATGCCTGTCGTACCCAGTACTACATGTATGCCATGACCGATGCTGAGGAAACCGCGCGGGCCTTCAAAACCGCCTGGTTCACCAAGGCGGCGCGCAAGGCACGCATCAAAGACGACGAACTTTGCGAAGCGATCGAGGAAGTCAGGAAGGGCCAGGCTGACGATCTTGGTGGCGGAGTATTCAAGAAGCGCCTGAACAAAAACATGCACCGGAGCATCATTCTCGCGAAGGGCGGTCGATATTGGATTTACCAATTCCTGTTCGCGAAAAAGGACCAAGCCAACATCGACTATGAGGACCTGGCCGACTTCAGAACCCTTGCAAAGAAATATGCCACGTTGAGCGAAAAACAGGTCGCTCAACTCCTAGAGGACAAAGACCTGACGGAGATATGTAATGGCGACGAAACGTAAGTTTAAAAGTGACATGTCCGAGGCGATTCACTCGTCTGCGGCAGCGCTTTATAAGGTCGGGGCGATCGACAAAACAACCATGGCGGACTTTGACGCCCGGCATTTGGTCCCCAGCGAAATAGCGCCCGCCGAAATCAAGCATCTCCGCGAAGCCAACAATGTCAGCCAGCGCGTGTTCGCCCGCTACCTCAACACGAGCGAAAGCACGGTCGAGAAGTGGGAATCGGGCGCCAAGCGGCCCAGCCCCCCACTGCGAAAGCTCCTGTCAGTCGTGCAAAAACACGGCCTGCAAGTCCTCATCTAGCGCCCCGCGCCAGCGTCGCCCTGAGGGTCTTGTCGCTAACCCCATAGGCCCGCGCGACCACACGCACCGGCTCGTCGCCGGCGAGCCGGGCGCGCGCCTCGGCGATCTGCTGGCCGTTCAGCTTTGGCGGCCGACCGAGATGGCGGCCGGCGGCCTTGGCCGCGACGATGCCCTGGCGCTGGCGCTCGCGGGTCCGCCGGCGCTCGTGCGCGGCCAGGCTGGCCAGGATGTCGGCGATCAGCCGGCCGTCGTTGGTGGTGATGTCAAGGGAAGGGGAGGGCGAGCACCCGTAGCACCACCCCGCGCCGGATCAGGTCGTCCATCAAGAGGACCGCCTCGCCCGTGCTGCGGCCCAGCCGGTCCAGCTCGGTAACCACCAGCTCGTCGCCGGCGTCCAGGCCGGCCAGAAGCCGATCGAGGCGATGGCGCGCCTTCACGCCGCTTTGGACCTCCTCCACGAGCTGGTCGCAGCCGGCCGCGGAAAGCTGTGACCGCTGGCGGGCGAGGCTCTGTTCCTCGCTGGAAACCCGGGCGTAGCCGTAGCGCATTTCTTCCATCACCTTTCGGCCCACATAAGTAGCTGATTTGGTTGGGGCAGGGGAGGGCGGAAGAAAGGTAGGGCTTTGAGGCACCCCTAAGTGCGCCCTGAGTCATCTCGCCGCAGCGATCAGGATACCTCCCCGCGGCGTCCGCGTCCGCCGCGGCGACATCACCCGCGTCCACTCCCTTCCGGCGACGAGCGCCTGGAGCTGCACCGCGGTCAGACGCATGACGCCGTCGATGATCTGCGGCCAGCGGAAGCCGCCTTGCTCCAGTCGCTTGGCGTAGAGCACCAGGCCCGACCCATCCCAGTACAGAAGCTTGATCCTGTCGCTTCGCCCGGAAGACGTAGACGACCCCCGAGTAGGGATCCGCGCCCCCCGCAGCCAGCCGAACACCTGC
It includes:
- the tnpB gene encoding IS66 family insertion sequence element accessory protein TnpB (TnpB, as the term is used for proteins encoded by IS66 family insertion elements, is considered an accessory protein, since TnpC, encoded by a neighboring gene, is a DDE family transposase.), whose amino-acid sequence is MFGWLRGARIPTRGSSTSSGRSDRIKLLYWDGSGLVLYAKRLEQGGFRWPQIIDGVMRLTAVQLQALVAGREWTRVMSPRRTRTPRGGILIAAAR
- a CDS encoding ParA family protein, coding for MKVLAILSQKGGVGKTTLATCLAVAAEQAGKEVAIIDLDPQATASFWKDVRQLDTPAVASIQPVRLPAMLKACADAGTDLVVIDGAAVARDVTFEAARHADFILIPTKTAVFDTMSMTHTLEVVRQLDRAFAVVLTFVPPQGQETGDAMKAVEELGGAVCPVTVGNRKAFFRAQAAGQAVQEFEPHGPAADEIRRLYEYTAIRLYDHMEVA
- a CDS encoding type II toxin-antitoxin system RelE/ParE family toxin; translation: MTDAEETARAFKTAWFTKAARKARIKDDELCEAIEEVRKGQADDLGGGVFKKRLNKNMHRSIILAKGGRYWIYQFLFAKKDQANIDYEDLADFRTLAKKYATLSEKQVAQLLEDKDLTEICNGDET
- a CDS encoding helix-turn-helix domain-containing protein; protein product: MATKRKFKSDMSEAIHSSAAALYKVGAIDKTTMADFDARHLVPSEIAPAEIKHLREANNVSQRVFARYLNTSESTVEKWESGAKRPSPPLRKLLSVVQKHGLQVLI
- a CDS encoding helix-turn-helix domain-containing protein; amino-acid sequence: MTTNDGRLIADILASLAAHERRRTRERQRQGIVAAKAAGRHLGRPPKLNGQQIAEARARLAGDEPVRVVARAYGVSDKTLRATLARGAR
- a CDS encoding recombinase family protein, which encodes MEEMRYGYARVSSEEQSLARQRSQLSAAGCDQLVEEVQSGVKARHRLDRLLAGLDAGDELVVTELDRLGRSTGEAVLLMDDLIRRGVVLRVLALPFP
- a CDS encoding ribbon-helix-helix domain-containing protein, giving the protein MAKGNALQAVLDRAKVGGEPAPAPASPAEAPPARGTQGGRQGTKLIGGHFPPEISTQLRILAAEEETTVQRLLAEALDDLFVKKGRNRVGRGVV
- a CDS encoding SprT-like domain-containing protein; the encoded protein is MAIGFTSAGRRSRAIGECWDNRRSADGHFEIFIRPDLAHAPDAMPAQIAAILAHELVHAAVGIEAGHGKPFKRIAFGLGLVGPMRATAPGAAFLAAVAPILAAAGPHPHARLDTGGLTTAPRKQAVRMLKCECQACGYTVRTARKWLETAGAPLCPIPGHGAMRHEPLDEDEPEG